The Candidatus Arthromitus sp. SFB-mouse-Japan genome includes a region encoding these proteins:
- a CDS encoding V-type ATP synthase subunit I → MAIVKMKKFSLYFLESDKERILNELQAFGGLEFNNFDKCIDGKEDKKLSDILGKLRHLELDNQNIAFEQNLNKLKYCLDVLKPYANKKSMLKVLTDDKLEIEYPKLVEHMENNNWERVYNNLQEINSRIVELDSEYLKCMSEIDTIKYWRNIRGNIKDYNNLKYSTCFLGNISKQFENEIINKFEQDFKYSFIDLVHSTQKDSYFLIVIHNDFKDEVLEFLKNRGFNFQTFHYNTSINECLRNLEESKKNISIEKDRLKKSIEKYSSNYLDLQYAYEYFNSNKEKAHLLQKFVRSDSVIISQGYVESDNVVNLEKCLLDIKELDFYLHIEDINDEDILDVPVKLSNGYVAAPFEGVVEMYSYPIYSEIDPSPVISVFFIVFFGMMLADAGYGILMVLISIFLYIKSKTREKKNSYRLFIFSGISTTIWGVLYGAYFGDLLERYFGINVPVVLDVNNDIMTIFLIAIAFGFVHLVLGLIMKAIVYFKNGKIIDILYDVLPWLMILVGVLIIALQNVITFIAPQIPGIIIGLGILILLFTQGRDAESLVGKIGGGVYGVYGISSYLGDIISYSRLLALGLASGFIANAFNIMGGLIPFPFNIIITPLMLIPLHLFNLGINALGTYVHSSRLQYLEFFGKFYSGGGRKFMPFKYTDEYIRIKK, encoded by the coding sequence ATGGCAATAGTTAAAATGAAGAAATTTTCTTTATATTTCTTAGAGAGTGATAAAGAAAGAATTTTAAATGAATTACAAGCATTTGGAGGATTGGAATTTAATAATTTTGATAAATGTATTGATGGTAAAGAAGATAAGAAATTATCAGATATATTAGGTAAATTAAGACATTTAGAGTTGGATAATCAGAATATAGCTTTTGAGCAAAACTTGAATAAATTGAAGTATTGCTTAGATGTTTTAAAACCTTATGCGAATAAAAAATCTATGTTAAAGGTATTAACAGATGATAAATTAGAGATAGAATATCCCAAACTTGTAGAACATATGGAAAATAATAATTGGGAAAGAGTGTACAATAATTTACAGGAAATAAATAGTAGAATAGTCGAACTAGATTCTGAGTATTTAAAGTGCATGTCCGAAATAGATACAATTAAATATTGGAGAAATATAAGGGGCAATATTAAAGATTATAATAATTTAAAATATTCTACATGTTTTTTAGGTAATATTTCTAAACAATTCGAAAATGAAATAATAAATAAATTTGAACAAGATTTTAAATATTCATTTATTGACTTAGTTCATTCTACCCAAAAGGATTCATATTTTTTGATTGTAATTCACAATGATTTTAAGGATGAAGTATTGGAATTTTTAAAGAATAGAGGATTTAACTTTCAGACATTTCATTATAATACTAGTATTAATGAATGTTTACGTAACCTTGAAGAGAGTAAGAAAAATATATCAATAGAGAAAGATAGATTGAAAAAAAGTATAGAGAAGTATTCAAGTAATTATCTAGATTTGCAATATGCTTATGAATATTTTAATTCAAATAAGGAAAAAGCACATTTGTTACAAAAATTTGTGAGAAGTGATTCTGTTATAATTTCACAAGGGTATGTAGAAAGTGATAATGTGGTAAATTTAGAGAAATGTTTATTAGATATTAAGGAACTTGATTTTTATTTGCATATTGAGGATATAAATGATGAAGATATATTGGATGTACCAGTAAAGTTAAGTAATGGTTATGTAGCAGCACCTTTTGAAGGAGTTGTAGAGATGTATAGCTATCCCATATATAGTGAAATCGATCCTTCTCCTGTAATATCTGTGTTTTTTATAGTGTTTTTTGGCATGATGCTTGCAGATGCAGGATATGGAATTTTAATGGTGTTGATATCAATATTTTTATATATAAAGTCTAAAACTAGAGAGAAGAAAAATAGTTATAGATTATTTATATTTTCTGGTATATCTACTACTATATGGGGTGTATTGTATGGAGCATATTTTGGTGATCTATTAGAAAGATATTTTGGAATAAATGTACCAGTAGTGCTTGATGTAAATAACGATATAATGACAATATTTTTGATTGCTATTGCATTTGGGTTTGTACATTTAGTTTTAGGTTTAATTATGAAGGCTATAGTTTATTTTAAAAATGGGAAAATTATAGATATTTTATATGATGTTTTACCATGGTTAATGATTTTAGTAGGTGTTTTGATAATTGCATTACAAAATGTTATAACGTTTATTGCACCTCAAATACCAGGTATTATTATTGGTTTAGGGATATTAATTTTGTTATTTACCCAAGGAAGAGATGCGGAAAGTTTGGTAGGGAAGATAGGTGGAGGAGTTTATGGAGTTTATGGAATAAGCTCATATCTAGGAGATATAATTTCATATTCCAGGTTATTAGCATTAGGATTAGCTTCTGGATTTATTGCAAATGCTTTTAATATAATGGGTGGCTTGATTCCGTTTCCATTTAATATAATAATAACTCCACTTATGTTAATACCGTTACATTTATTTAATTTGGGTATAAATGCGTTAGGTACTTATGTACATTCGTCTAGATTGCAATACCTAGAATTTTTTGGGAAATTTTATTCAGGTGGCGGAAGAAAGTTTATGCCATTTAAGTATACAGATGAGTATATAAGAATTAAAAAATAA
- a CDS encoding V-type ATP synthase subunit K, with the protein MTFSDFLVQYGGLILALLGAALCVGLSGTGSAKGVSIAGQASAGLLSEEPEKFGQTILLTALPGTQGLFGFVIALLIFLNSGVFNAQFPQVAQGFQFFMAGLPMGLTGLFSGIAQGKVCAAAVQILAKNPKHTTKGVIYATLVETYAVLGFVASLFMVLFFK; encoded by the coding sequence ATGACATTTTCAGATTTTTTAGTACAATATGGTGGTTTAATATTAGCTTTGTTAGGAGCAGCTTTATGTGTTGGGTTATCAGGGACTGGGTCAGCTAAGGGAGTATCTATTGCAGGTCAAGCTTCAGCCGGATTATTATCTGAAGAACCAGAGAAGTTTGGCCAAACGATATTATTAACGGCATTACCAGGAACACAAGGCTTATTTGGATTTGTTATCGCATTATTAATTTTTCTTAATTCAGGTGTTTTTAATGCTCAATTTCCACAGGTTGCGCAAGGATTTCAGTTTTTTATGGCTGGATTACCTATGGGATTAACAGGGTTATTTTCTGGAATAGCACAAGGGAAGGTTTGTGCAGCTGCAGTACAGATATTAGCTAAAAATCCAAAGCATACAACTAAGGGTGTAATATATGCTACATTAGTTGAAACTTATGCTGTTTTAGGTTTTGTTGCTTCATTATTTATGGTTTTATTTTTTAAATAG
- a CDS encoding V-type ATP synthase subunit E produces the protein MSNYKNLINRIIDDAEIKKNEIVNRANDEANKIIDNKIIEANKIREQIIFKAHSDGEQLKNKIIFKSESNIRKSRLNFKKQILDDLFMESLERLIKLDKIELKNYISYTLNNLDLEGEYVLIIPKNYSSYDFEDLINFSSYKFTITKIKPSDILKGGFILEKDGALINYSFEIIMEFIREEIEFEVSKILFD, from the coding sequence ATGTCAAATTATAAAAATTTAATTAACAGAATTATAGATGATGCTGAAATTAAAAAAAATGAAATAGTAAATAGGGCTAATGATGAAGCAAATAAAATAATAGATAATAAGATCATTGAGGCAAATAAGATTAGGGAACAGATAATTTTTAAGGCTCATAGTGATGGGGAACAATTAAAAAATAAAATAATTTTTAAATCTGAATCTAATATTAGAAAAAGTAGATTAAATTTTAAGAAGCAAATTTTAGATGATTTATTTATGGAATCTTTAGAAAGATTGATAAAGTTAGATAAAATCGAATTAAAAAATTATATAAGTTATACATTAAATAATTTAGATTTAGAGGGTGAATATGTACTAATAATTCCTAAAAATTATAGTAGTTATGATTTTGAAGATTTAATAAACTTTAGTAGTTATAAGTTTACAATAACAAAAATAAAACCATCTGATATTTTGAAAGGTGGTTTTATTCTAGAAAAAGATGGTGCTCTTATAAATTATTCTTTTGAAATTATAATGGAATTTATTAGAGAAGAAATTGAATTTGAAGTATCTAAAATTTTATTTGATTGA
- a CDS encoding V-type ATP synthase subunit A, translating to MDNGKIIKVAGPLVIAEGLGNIKIYDVVKVGKRKLIGEVIEIRYNQASIQVYEETSGIGPGDEVISTGEPLSVELGPGLIESMFDGIQRPLEEYMKVSNSSFLERGVELFSLNREKVWDFKQSVNVGDKVSTGDVIGTVQETPLILHKIMVPYNTTGIVKEIKTGEFNITEIICVISTDNGDKEISMLQKWPVRRGRPYVKKLKPEEPLITGQRVIDTFFPVSKGGSASVPGPFGAGKTVVQHQIAKWGDSDIVVYVGCGERGNEMTDVLMEFPELIDPKTNQSIMKRTVLIANTSNMPVAAREACIYTGITIAEYFRDMGYSVSIMADSTSRWAEALREMSGRLEEMPGDEGYPAYLGSRLAEFYERAGKVVCFGNDERIGAITAIGAVSPPGGDLSEPVTQATLRIVKVFWGLDAQLAYKRHFPAINWLNSYSLYADSVGKSIEKNNIYSNWNLMRSEAMELLQEESQLEEIVRLVGVDALSDKDRLKLESAKSIREDYLQQNGFHEVDTFSSIEKQYKMLSAILKFKSQAECALESGVYLEKILELPIRDKIARLKYVPEKDINKIDDVVEDLEMDIKNLIEKEGVIGD from the coding sequence TTGGATAATGGTAAAATTATTAAGGTTGCTGGACCATTAGTTATTGCTGAAGGTTTAGGTAATATCAAAATTTATGATGTTGTAAAAGTTGGTAAGAGAAAATTAATAGGTGAAGTAATAGAGATTAGATATAATCAAGCGTCTATACAGGTATATGAAGAAACATCTGGTATAGGTCCTGGAGATGAAGTAATATCTACAGGAGAGCCACTTAGTGTTGAGTTAGGACCTGGATTAATAGAGTCAATGTTTGATGGTATACAAAGACCATTAGAGGAGTATATGAAAGTATCTAATTCAAGTTTTTTAGAGAGAGGTGTAGAATTATTTTCTCTAAATAGAGAAAAAGTATGGGATTTTAAGCAGAGTGTTAATGTAGGAGATAAGGTTTCTACTGGAGATGTAATAGGTACTGTACAAGAAACACCATTGATTTTACATAAAATAATGGTACCTTATAATACGACAGGTATAGTTAAGGAAATAAAGACAGGGGAATTTAATATTACAGAAATTATATGTGTAATAAGTACAGATAATGGCGATAAAGAAATAAGCATGTTACAAAAATGGCCTGTGAGAAGAGGTAGGCCTTATGTTAAAAAATTGAAGCCAGAAGAACCCCTGATAACTGGTCAAAGAGTAATAGATACTTTTTTTCCTGTTAGCAAGGGTGGTAGTGCATCAGTTCCTGGACCTTTTGGTGCTGGGAAAACTGTCGTTCAACATCAAATTGCTAAGTGGGGAGATTCGGATATAGTTGTATATGTAGGATGTGGTGAGAGAGGAAATGAAATGACAGATGTTCTAATGGAATTTCCTGAACTTATAGATCCTAAGACTAATCAAAGTATAATGAAACGTACTGTTTTAATTGCCAATACATCTAATATGCCAGTTGCTGCTAGGGAAGCATGTATATATACTGGTATAACAATAGCAGAATATTTTAGAGATATGGGATATTCTGTTTCGATTATGGCAGATTCAACATCTAGGTGGGCCGAAGCCTTAAGAGAAATGTCAGGAAGATTAGAAGAAATGCCGGGAGATGAAGGATATCCTGCTTATCTGGGATCTAGATTAGCTGAATTTTATGAAAGAGCTGGAAAAGTAGTATGTTTTGGAAATGATGAGAGAATTGGTGCTATTACTGCTATTGGAGCTGTATCTCCGCCAGGTGGAGATTTGTCTGAGCCAGTAACGCAAGCGACTTTAAGGATAGTTAAGGTTTTTTGGGGACTAGATGCTCAATTAGCATATAAGAGGCATTTTCCAGCTATTAATTGGTTAAATTCGTATTCTTTATATGCGGATAGTGTAGGGAAATCAATTGAGAAAAATAATATTTATAGTAACTGGAATTTAATGAGATCTGAGGCCATGGAATTATTACAAGAAGAGTCTCAATTAGAAGAAATAGTTAGATTAGTTGGGGTTGATGCATTGTCAGATAAAGATAGATTAAAATTAGAATCTGCTAAGTCGATTAGGGAAGATTATTTGCAACAAAATGGATTTCATGAAGTGGATACTTTTTCATCAATTGAAAAGCAATATAAGATGTTATCAGCAATATTAAAATTTAAATCTCAAGCAGAATGTGCTTTAGAATCAGGAGTATATTTAGAAAAAATACTAGAATTACCTATAAGAGATAAAATAGCAAGATTAAAGTATGTGCCTGAAAAAGATATAAATAAAATCGATGATGTAGTAGAAGATTTAGAAATGGACATAAAAAATTTGATTGAGAAGGAGGGAGTAATCGGTGATTAA
- a CDS encoding V-type ATP synthase subunit F: MYSIGIIGDKDSVFSFKALGVETFFCNERDTDGCIQIIKKLISMNYGVIFITENIARGVLDVIDRYQKHYLPVIVLIPGSQGSLGIGISRLNDNVEKAIGINIL, translated from the coding sequence ATGTATAGTATTGGGATTATAGGTGATAAAGATTCTGTATTTTCTTTTAAGGCTTTGGGTGTTGAGACTTTTTTTTGTAATGAAAGAGATACAGATGGATGTATTCAGATCATAAAAAAATTAATATCTATGAATTATGGAGTTATATTTATTACTGAAAATATAGCTAGAGGTGTATTGGATGTAATAGATAGATACCAGAAACATTATCTTCCGGTTATAGTTCTAATACCAGGTAGTCAAGGAAGTTTAGGAATTGGTATTTCTAGATTAAATGATAACGTTGAGAAAGCTATTGGTATAAATATTTTATAG
- a CDS encoding V-type ATP synthase subunit C, with product MDKYSYLDVIPKIRVYEKNLIDNSIMDRMLSSNNIDELLRFLSETTYSRNVDGDITPFNYEKVLTTELDSLFTDMNSVLKNNNLINIFTLKYLYNNLKIMLKSKLLDIDSSNLTFEFNVINNLGIYEAVYNENYKYLEERISSIIKLLMNNFNDNKDLSEIDIMLDKFMFEDLKKKSREIGDSFIISYIDKLIDIFNVKALFRIKKLGLDKKILDRVICVSGNIDLERIKSLFIEINDNLLIKFSSIYIYKYIKSGIEKFIDNNEVSLLDIELDNYLMNFLKKGKIFTSGLSPIVGYINAKEMEVRNLRLIIMSKINNIPSEVIRGRLVVNYV from the coding sequence ATGGATAAATACTCGTATTTAGATGTTATACCTAAGATCAGAGTTTATGAAAAAAATTTAATAGATAATTCAATAATGGATAGGATGTTATCATCTAATAATATAGATGAATTATTAAGATTTTTATCAGAAACTACTTATAGTAGAAATGTAGATGGAGATATTACTCCTTTTAATTATGAAAAGGTACTTACTACTGAATTAGATAGTTTATTTACTGATATGAATAGTGTACTTAAAAATAATAATTTAATAAATATTTTCACATTAAAATATTTATATAACAATTTAAAAATAATGTTAAAAAGTAAGTTATTAGATATTGATTCATCTAATTTAACGTTCGAGTTTAATGTTATTAATAATTTAGGTATATATGAAGCTGTATATAATGAAAATTATAAATATTTAGAGGAAAGAATTAGTAGTATTATCAAATTATTAATGAATAATTTTAATGATAATAAAGATCTTAGTGAGATAGATATTATGTTGGATAAATTTATGTTTGAAGATTTGAAAAAAAAATCGCGTGAAATTGGAGATAGTTTTATAATTAGTTATATAGATAAGTTAATTGATATATTTAATGTTAAAGCGTTATTTAGGATTAAAAAACTTGGATTAGATAAAAAAATATTAGATAGAGTAATTTGTGTTTCAGGAAATATAGATTTGGAAAGAATAAAATCTCTATTTATAGAAATTAATGATAATTTATTGATAAAATTTTCGAGTATTTATATATACAAATATATCAAAAGTGGAATTGAGAAATTTATTGATAACAATGAGGTTAGTTTGTTAGATATAGAACTAGATAATTATTTAATGAATTTCCTAAAAAAAGGTAAGATATTTACATCTGGACTATCTCCTATTGTAGGATATATCAATGCTAAGGAGATGGAAGTAAGGAATCTTAGACTTATTATAATGAGTAAAATTAATAACATTCCTTCAGAAGTTATAAGGGGGAGGTTAGTAGTAAATTATGTATAG